A region from the Ptychodera flava strain L36383 chromosome 10, AS_Pfla_20210202, whole genome shotgun sequence genome encodes:
- the LOC139142260 gene encoding peroxidasin homolog, producing MTSRMSGIVCLIVLVCFVVVDGAMQPYASIRSNPKNIEIINGMSGILYCSVAGLRAGYTVRWKFNGTLLYPETDPKYEAIVNQGRGLYDLKIYSANASDEGEYRCSIYGSGGEMLDESKPGTLSILPLPTPSFGEQPDNVTTLEGETAVFRCHVNNFTSDKLVVRWTKGDRIISNGHHMSYRDLPEQEGDLHHYSVLGSVVSGKFDLRITNLSTGDQDNFYCILYQSVGGGVVMSSRRASLTVLRHSCETDGDPRPFYEAGDILTATCSVGGNKSSDTELSLSWLTNLGDFNGSHMHPDTDRHVIRDTWALSAIDDEIVISCVISSPLETLNQKKCRLGPFRVYFPPILSIFPMSVEAYVGGSITLDCSAHANPSVTQYRWLIDKKPVSASGMCYHISHGGRRITVKNLHEGNDGMAISCSARNSYSNGSLMRKVTVKKLISNDSSTTIQTSLPSTFPRISTPVLTSILKTESSPGFVPRADPFLDLKKTSILLVILPSVLVFLLILTLIGAIINRNRRLRKWTPESFVDGFNSCQLQSFNSLPNMHRNENIYEGRINGDINFNDFGIGDDTNTATARSSPLTLKDSRSSLLSDRKSSVANEDDGKDNHGIASDTERSPQTDEESNMADISGNKNTQNDVSEVQPDKVSLTSFDLSLRTEPYEVKKEDEATEDRRRKNVEGLVYAELDLARKGNSDPIKRSESPVEYAELKPNNVKR from the coding sequence ATGACCTCAAGAATGTCAGGCATCGTCTGTTTAATTGTCCTCGTTTGTTTTGTCGTAGTGGATGGCGCGATGCAGCCCTATGCGAGCATCAGAAGCAATCCAAAAAATATCGAAATCATAAATGGGATGAGTGGTATTCTTTACTGCAGCGTGGCTGGGCTACGAGCCGGCTACACGGTGCGATGGAAGTTCAATGGCACGCTACTCTATCCAGAAACTGATCCAAAGTACGAGGCAATTGTCAACCAAGGGCGGGGTCTTTACGACTTGAAGATTTACAGCGCCAACGCAAGCGACGAAGGTGAGTACCGATGTAGCATTTATGGATCCGGCGGGGAGATGCTGGACGAATCGAAGCCAGGCACTCTGTCGATCCTACCTCTTCCGACGCCAAGCTTCGGAGAACAGCCGGACAATGTCACCACCCTCGAAGGAGAAACTGCTGTCTTTCGTTGCCACGTCAACAACTTCACGAGTGACAAACTGGTCGTCAGGTGGACAAAGGGAGACAGAATCATATCAAACGGCCACCACATGTCATATAGAGATTTACCGGAGCAGGAAGGGGATCTCCATCACTACTCGGTGCTTGGCTCCGTGGTGTCCGGTAAATTTGACTTAAGAATCACCAATCTATCAACCGGGGACCAAGACAATTTCTACTGCATCCTATACCAATCGGTTGGAGGTGGCGTTGTCATGTCTTCGCGGAGGGCGTCCCTCACGGTTCTCCGACATTCCTGCGAGACGGACGGCGATCCTCGACCATTCTACGAAGCTGGGGATATCTTAACAGCGACCTGCTCCGTCGGCGGCAACAAGTCTTCCGATACTGAGCTCTCTCTTTCTTGGCTGACGAACCTGGGTGACTTCAACGGTTCACACATGCACCCCGATACAGACCGCCACGTCATACGGGACACCTGGGCCTTATCGGCAATTGATGACGAAATAGTGATATCTTGCGTCATAAGCAGTCCCTTAGAAACACTGAACCAGAAAAAGTGTAGACTCGGCCCATTCCGAGTGTACTTCCCGCCAATATTATCGATTTTTCCGATGTCGGTTGAGGCGTACGTCGGTGGGTCTATTACACTTGACTGTTCCGCTCATGCTAATCCGTCGGTGACTCAGTACAGATGGCTGATCGACAAAAAACCTGTGTCTGCCTCCGGCATGTGTTACCACATTTCTCACGGTGGTCGCAGGATTACAGTCAAGAATCTGCACGAAGGAAACGACGGCATGGCAATATCATGCTCAGCCAGGAACAGCTACAGCAATGGTTCTTTAATGAGAAAGGTGACTGTAAAGAAACTGATATCGAACGACAGTTCCACCACCATTCAGACCAGTCTGCCGAGCACGTTTCCAAGGATATCTACGCCGGTTTTAACATCTATCCTCAAGACAGAATCTTCACCAGGATTTGTTCCCCGTGCTGATCCTTTCTTGGACTTGAAGAAAACTTCCATTCTCTTGGTGATCTTACCGTCTGTATTGGTGTTTCTTCTCATCCTGACTCTTATTGGCGCCATTATCAACCGTAACAGGCGGCTAAGAAAGTGGACGCCAGAATCGTTTGTCGACGGCTTCAATTCTTGCCAGCTTCAGAGTTTTAATAGCTTACCCAACATGCACCGCAACGAAAACATTTATGAAGGCCGCATAAACGGAGACATCAACTTCAATGACTTCGGGATAGGCGATGATACCAACACGGCAACGGCACGTTCATCGCCGTTAACGTTGAAAGACTCTCGCTCATCTCTGTTAAGCGATCGCAAATCAAGTGTCGCGAACGAGGACGACGGAAAAGATAATCATGGAATCGCCTCTGACACTGAGCGCTCACCACAAACCGACGAAGAAAGTAATATGGCGGATATTTCCGGCAACAAGAACACGCAGAATGACGTCTCCGAAGTTCAACCTGACAAGGTCAGCCTGACCTCATTTGACCTCTCTCTGCGGACTGAACCCTACGAGGTCAAGAAGGAGgacgaagctactgaggacaGACGTAGAAAGAACGTGGAGGGGCTCGTTTACGCCGAACTTGACCTTGCGCGCAAAGGCAACTCTGATCCCATAAAACGCAGTGAATCACCCGTTGAATACGCTGAACTGAAGCCCAATAATGTCAAAcgctag